A segment of the Babylonia areolata isolate BAREFJ2019XMU chromosome 20, ASM4173473v1, whole genome shotgun sequence genome:
agaaaaaaaaagggtcattACTCACGTGATTCAATTTCTttttaacttatttatttatattttttatttttcattttattttcatgtctTGCTGTTGTCTTCTCTTCAATCGGCCAACaagatcatccacacacacacacacacacacacacacacacacataaactcacacacacacacacacacacacacacacacacacacacatgatttttctttctttctttttctttctttctttggtttttgtttgtttgtttgtttcttttttggtttgtttttgttttgttttgttttttgtcgctgTTTTCTCTTCAATcaggcaacaaacacacacacacacacacacacacacacacacacaccacgggtcatgcgcgtgatttttttttttttttttttcgggtcaccgctgtttgttttctgtctcttcaAAATCAGCCAATACGGTCGTCCCGGATGATGGTGAGCtgaggatagtggtggtgggCAGTGAAGGCCACGGGAAGAGCACGGTGGCCAACGCCATCATGGGCAAGGACCACTTCGCCGCCGGGTCCAAGACCACCGCCTCCGAGATGGGCGAGACCTCCAAGGCTGGGCTGAACATCAAGGTATGAGACaggataggtggtggtggtggtggtggtggtggtagtggtggtggtgttggtagtggtggtggtggtggtggtggtggtggtggtcgtcgtcgtcgtgttggtggtggtggtggttgtggtggtggtgtgttggcgttggtggtggttgtggtgttggtagtggtggtggtgttggtagtggtggtggttgtgtgggtggtggtggtggtggtgttgttgttgtggtggtggtggtggtggtggtcgtcgtcgtcgtcgtggtgttggtggtggttgtggtggtggtggttgtggtggtgttggtagtggtggtggttgtgtgggtggtggtggttgtggtggtggtggtggtggttgtggtggtggtggttgtggtggttgttgttgttgtggtggtggtggtgttggtgttggtgttggtggtgttgttgttgtggtgttggtagtggtggtggtggtgtgggtggtggtggttgtggtggtggtggtggtggcggtggtggtgttgttgttggtggtggtgttgttgttgtggtgttggtagtggtggtggttgtgtgggtggtggtggttgtggttgtggtggtggtggtggtgtgttggtgatgatggtgttggtggtggtggtggtgttggtggttgtggtgttgttgttgttggtgatggtggttgtagtggtggaggtggtggttttggtggtggtggtgtggtgtggagagcgGTTCGGTCCCCTTGcgtcaccacacccctccctctcctcctctcctacccaatcacacacacacacacacacacacacacacacacacaccttacccaccAGTCCTTAACACCGACAGCGAACCGAACGTCCTTCTCTGGGGTCCTTTGTGTATCACCAAGCACGCAGATTGACattagtttacagttgggccaacagcaaagtgagagctgtatgatcaatttacagcttagtcttttgtgaaggagtatgactctcaaaactaggtggcaagattgcactggccgttagtgctgcagccttaggggctacttggcctttgtaaaccatcccaacgccggctgttgttctaaaaccctcttggccgagagagtggggatgtaacttgggcaagacactctccacaataatcaaattctagaccagatagtcggaacagcagttgcctcctgttcTGATGGCAGGAgttagacacgactgactatcatacaaacatCAAGTACTGAGGTCAACATACAActcacttttctttttcgttttctttttttcccataaaAAACATTGGATTTGTGTATTATCAAGTAGTAGGGTGTGCAGAAAATAGTTACGCTTCTGTTTTCCCTCTCTAGTGTCCTCCATTTCGAGGCTTCTCTTACGTTAAGTTGCACATACAGCATTCTTCTTTTTCAGGATTCTTTCAACTCGTGTCTTTGTAAGTACTGTCCTGGTGGCTTTTCTGAGTTATATTGATCTCATATCGGTTGTCTCTCAAGGAAAATAtcaatgtctttctctgtctttgtcactgtatgtctgtctgcttgctgaTGTACGTATATATCATTTCATGCAAcacaatgtgatgatgatggaagagtctcccgtcggaccgacggatgagtaggcaggcaggcttatctgtcggtgtgtgtcatcatatgggaaaagaggccaagcaatgagcgctgtgcgcctttctggtctgtcgtctctgtctgaaAGGGTGCggacattccaggcacccagagtcagggcatgactcctggttcttttcttctgttgttttcgaccgctagtgttggatgtccaagtaggtgcggtttcctactaggtagtaagcgaggcaggctttgtttacgGATCCTTTTATCTTCCCTTCCCCATGTGGTGAGAGTAgagctgtccctaaaaagggctgctttgacactgtgggaggatacgggcgccgcatctgcctcAGTCTACgacggacgaccatcaccccacagccgcctgcgtgcagagtcgtgactaggaactgccagcggcatcctctgcctgtccccgttaccacttctccatcgccgcagcgATGGAGAACACAATGTAAAGCCACACAATCACAATGATGACCATCACCATTTCTCTcaccaacacccccgccccctcttccccccaccacccctacccctcttccccaGGTGGTGGACACCCCTGACCTCTCAGAGAGCGAcatgaaggggaaggagaagagggaggaggtgaaCCGTTGGAAGGAGATGGTTGCCCCTTACGCCAACATCATTCTGCTCGTCATCAAGAGTGACAGCGACTACACAGAAAAGGATTTCATCGCTTGGCGCCAGGtaaagggtgtggaggggggcacggggggtgggggttggggtgtgtggatgtgggtggtggggttggggtgtggtgtgtggtgtgtgggatgggagtgcggggtggaggggaggaatggagagagggacagatggtggtggtatgggtggtggtgggtgggggagggggctgtttgtttggaagggtgggtgcgggtgtggggatgtggggtgtgggggaggggtgtggagagtcgagggtgtgggtggggggggggggagttgagagagGGAAGTATGGTGGTGGgatgggtgatgggtggtgggggtgggagctgtTTGCTTGGGAGTGATGTGGAAGTAAAATGATATGAAGTAAAccgaaataagattaaaaaaaaaaaaaagaacttagaTGAAATATAcgggaatgggggggtggaggtagtggagagagggttgggggtggggggtgtgtggatgtgtggtgggagagaggCTGTGGGAATGAAACAGTATGAAATCAAAGGGAAATCAAATAGAATGAAATTTCACGAAATGAGATGAAATTCAACTgaataaaaaaggaaatgaaattagATCAAATCAAATCGCGGAGAAAGATGCTGACTACACGGAGAGAGAATTCATCGCTTGTCGCCAAggtatggaggggtgggtgtggaggtttgggggaggggtgaggggagtcgagagagggtgggtgggggggtgggtgcgcggaagtggagagagggagggatggtggtgggatgggtggtggtagGAGCTGTTTGTTTAGGAGTTGTGTGAAATTAAatagtataaaacacaaaacgaaataaaattagaagaaaaaaaaagtaaaatgaaaaatatgggggctgggggtgaaggtgatgggttggagggggggggagggagggagtggagataggcggggggtgggtggggggtgggcggaggggtgtgCTGTTTCGGAGTGACACGAAATAGaatataaaatgaagtaaaataaaataataaacgaAAAGCAAATCAAATGAATTGAAAAAGACGACAGAAAtaagatgaaaatgaaataatatagaataaaataagagagattgaaaaaaaaaagaagaaataaaacgaaataaaatgaagaatgaaATAAGGATAAATAAAAGCGAAAATAACATGAAAATAAGTAAATTtggttacacaagtgagtaaaaaaaaataaaataaaaaagggagaTGACGCCAATcgaaatatttatatatatatataaagtaaaataaacaaaaacaaattaaaatacaaaacaaaatccgGACAAGCTCACaccaaattaagaaaaaaaagagatttgggCGACACAGTCATTCTCCACGGGGTTTTCGGGGTTTATGCAGACTGAGGactataactctgtgtgtgtgtgtgtgtgtgtgtgtgtgtgtgtgtgtgtgtgtgtgtgtgcgtgtgtgtgtgtgcgtgtgtgtgtgtgtgtgtgtgtgtgtgcgtgtgtgtgtgtttgtgtgtgtgtctgtgtgcgtgcgtgtctctgtgtgtgtgtgtgcgtgtgtgtgtgtgtgcgtgcgtgcgtgtgtgtgtgtgtatgtgtgtgcgtgtgcgtgtgtgtgtgtgtgcttgcgaagcgtgtgtgtgtgtgtgtgttcgagcgtgtgcgtgtgtgtacgtgtgtgtgtgtgtgtgtgcgtatgtgcgtgtgtgtgtgtgtgtgtgtgtgtgtgtgtgtgtgtgtgcgtgcgtgctattGTATGAGAGCTGCTGGTTTCATTTTTGGCCTCGTGCAATGataatatctgtgtgtctgtctgtctgtgtgtgtgtgtgcgtctgtgtgtctgcgtgtgtgcgtgtcactcccccacccccacccctccactcccccccccgcccccacctccccacaccccacccactccccaatcCAGGCGAGGAGGTTCTGGGGAGGACGCAAGGTTACCAAGGGCCGTGTCATCACCGTGTTCACTTTCGCGGACGGTCAGGACGTCAATGAGGTGGGAGACCGCATGGAGGACAACTCGCCCAAGTGGATGGGCAAGGTCTTCAAGGACTGCGGAGGCCGCTTCCTCGTCTTCAAGGGCaaggttagatagatagatagatgcaagaCACGGAGACTTTCTTTGTTGGTAGTCAGTCATGCAAAtcaaccttgtgcaggaaccacagaaaagatggtgtctaagaatagctggggattcccctgtgatgtgtagaaaaaaatagccaatcctaccactgaaaattaagagcattaggttaatgcacaaaaggcccatcatctggttgcatttcagtgacatgggtcctttacctagctggtgccgaaatgcgaccatggcggtgaaagggttttaagAAGGCAGGGagtctttcgtgtttgtcttttgtttgtttggttggtttttcgtGGTTGTCTATTTTTCCTtgagatttttttctcttttttttttcctctctctctctctctagggatgtttcttttttgcttttgtttgtgtttccttcatttttcttccttttcttttttctggggggggggggggggggggggggggggggagggggggacgttgtttgtgtttttgttgttggtttgtttcttttgttggttttcagtttttgagtttgtttttgaaaaaaaaaagcacttgcaCGTTTGAACATGAGTTAGCTTTGaagaccggtgtgtgtgtgtgtgtgtgtgtgtgtgtgtgtgtgtgtgtgtgtgtgtgtgtgtgtgtgtgtgtgtgtgtatgtgtatgtgtgtgtctgtgtgtgtgtgtctgcgtgtgtccgtgtgtgtgtgcatgtatgcgcgcgtgtgtgcgttcccTCAaaattggggaggtggggggttgggaagtAGGAAACCCTCCACGTGTTTgattctctgtgtgcgtgtgtgtgtgtgtgtgtgtgtgtgtgtgtgtgtgtgtgtctgtgtatatatgtgtgtgtgtgtgtgtgtgtgtgtgtgtctgtgtatgtgtgcgcgcgcgcgcgcgcgcgtgcatgcaggGTTCCGGAAACTTCCTGGAAGAAGTGATGctggacgacgatgacgacgagtcggacgacgaggaggaggagaagagaagccGGAAGGGGAGCCACGGGAGCCGGAAGGGCAGCGGGAAAGGGAGCCGGAAGGGCAGCGGCAAGAAGCGCCACGGGAGCCCCAAGGGGCGCAGGGGGAGCCACGGCAAGTGCAAGGGTCACCACAAGCCCAAAGGGGGCCGGGGCCGACGGAGAGGGCACAgcgggaaaaggagaggaggaggaggaggaatatgcgGGGATGGCGGTATCATGGGCATCCTCTTCTGCTGCTGCAACCTCTTCAAGTGTAAAAAGTAGAAGggttcactccccctccccagctccctgcctggggtgggtgggtcggtgggtgggttgggcttttACATGAGCGTTCAAGGCAGTTTGCTAAGTTTGCTGTTAGACGTTAGGAGTGTCCctgacttctcctcctcctcctcctcctccttcttcttcttctccatccactgacttaggaacattcttaacgcttAGCCAAACTTAGCAAGGCAAAGGTAGCTAGTGTAACCTGGCCCGGGTACGTTGGTACGAGCGAAGTCCTTTTTGAGAGGTCCGTGTGCATCCCTCGCTGTTTGTGTGATGCAtcagtaattttttttgtttgtttggttgttgttgtttttctaagctGTGTGATAAACATTTCTTTACATTTCACGTTGGGCCCTGGAGGTCTTCTTGAGGTGTAGTCCACTGTTTGACTGGGGTCgatacattcctttttttttctctcttcatcttcttcttcttcttcttcttcttcttcttcttcgtccagcAGTGGACATTTTAAATCACCATTCAAGCCAACGTATATCTGTGATAATCAGATTCTCCGTCCAGCATTGGATCATGTAGTCTATGCACAGTAGCATTACACTTGATGGCAAAACAGCAAACGCACCTATCATCGAGAGAGAAATAAAACTGTTCAGTACTAATAAGAGACTTTCGTTTCTATAGTGCAAATAATAAAGCACCTTAAAACATACAATGTTATTACCAGTAGAAATTTATGCTCAATTTTTCGtgacagtcttttttcttttttcttttttttttcaaaattgatgTAATAAACAGATCCAGTAATAAAACGGCTCAAAATGATGCTGTCCAAAAGTTCGTTTCGCACAAATCCCAGTCATTCCAAGAACACAGTAGGGAAAAGCGTAGCAAAACAATCTTCCTCGAAAACATCGGACTTTAATCAGTAGTTTCAATGTGGAAACTCGCATGTAAAGTTAGCCTTCCTATAATTTTCCACAAGCAGAGGTCGACATCAgttttcgggtgttttttttccatggttTTTATTGACAAACCACGGAGCGCTGTTATTTCGCTTtattaaaatttatttttataaACAGCATTCACTGTAGATGACGACCTTGCTGAAGTGGAAATAAATTCTGAGAATTAAAAGCAACTGATGGTAGAATGATAAGTTCTACATTGCTGCATATATCCTAGGATTTAGTTTGCATTCAAGTTCCTTTATACCTGTTGGCGACAGTGGTGAACAACACTTtttcacacaaggaaaaaaatatCAACTTCCGTTTGTGATGGGAGAAGCCCTGTAAGTCACGAAAGGCTTTCTTCCTACGAAGTGTCTCCACATAGTTATTCTGAAACAGTTTATTCAATGTCTCTCGgtgagcacaaaaaaaagaaaaagaaaaaaaaagaacccgcgTCTGCATAAAACGTTATAtaccacaaacacaaaacagcattatGTAAatactattttctttttcttccatttacAGTTGCCTGctttcttccattcatttttttttttttcgtggcggCCGCCCAACGATCATTTTAATGTCCGGAAGTCCTGAAACAACACCTTtggttcttttattattattattattatcagacaTGGATAGATCTGTCATTTCTATACGATTCTATTTTTTCCATTCTGCAGGAGCAATCAGTATTAATTGATTCCCTCCATGTACATAACTACCAGCACACTCAGTGCCTCTCTTGTCATTCGCAAGAtagaagaggaaaaaacaaaacaaaacaaaacaaaaacatggtcAATCATGTCTCCTTTTCCGCCTTAAATTCATGTCATATCAAATGAGGGTTTGGTTGGCAGAATGATGCTATCTCTAGATTTTACGGTGGATTCAACATCAGCTCAAAATTGAAAGCGTTCTGATTCAATGCCTTATTTTGTCAATGCCTTTTACTGTACAAATTACTATGTAAAAAGcgcataataaaataaaaaattgtcGAAcctttgcttgcttgtgtgtgcgtggtgtgtgtgtgtgtgtgtgtgtgtgtgtgtgtggtgtatgtgtgtgtgagtgcgtgtcgtgtgtgtgtgtgtgtgtgtgtgtgtggtttgtgtgtgcgtgcgtgcgtgcgtgtgtgtgtgtgtgtgtgtgtatgaataagtGTGTCGATACACGCAGACATACATCATTTTGCGGGAAGCATATTTTTTTCTAGACTGTGTATGGACACTATAAGAAAAATCCTATCTTGTACAGACATATATTTCATAGATGCAACCATGATGAAACACATTCCATGAATTAGTTTGACACAAGCCGTGAACAGCTTGCGAATGTGAACATGGCGTTGGAGATTGTGGATGTTGGTGAGAGttctgaggaggaaaaaaaaaaaaaaaaaaaaaaaaaagttgaagggAAAGCACTCTTGCTTAATTGAAATGAACTGAAGTTATTTCCCTTCGATCGCCTCAGCTCACACGGCTAATTTCAATTTTGAAGTGCCAAGAAACAACCTGCCTTTACCTAGATGTCAAAAATATTATGTATTTTGAATCTGTTTATGAAAATGCATGCAGATTCAACAATAAAATGAGATAATTCGAAATAAATGAATGCAATGGAGTTTGCGTTCTCCATAAACACTTTCGTCCGCTATTCTACGTTCTTTAACAAATTTGCTCACGGATTACATTGCCAGTTTAACACCGTAGTCCTGTTGATTAAAACCTGAAACTAAATATCCCTGGAGAACGCCTTATTTTCcgtattttgtttttatcttattgGCTGTAAACAGTTTCTGGAGTAACCAGAAGCTAACACTGAACTGTACCAATGCAACGTGCATTAGTAATTCCATATTGTATAACGTGTTTATCCTCTGTCCCCATccaagtttttctctctctccctctctcatacacacacatcaaatgcaTGGAGAGACTATTAAAAAATTAACCAGCAACTAATTTGGCGTTCCCATGGAGTTGATCCAACAAACCTGGTAGTAATTTGGATTTGCAGAGAGGCAACTGCTGGAGACGCACACTCAAGACACGTAGCTCTAATTGAATGTTTTGGATGAATACAAAATCTGCAGTGGCTGTTGTTAACAAAAGCTAGGAGAGCTGtagaaaatatatatacacaaaattcGCACACATCCTCTGCCCCCTACacatcacccctacacacatctctctctctctctctctctctctatatatatatatatatgtgtgtgtgtgtgtgtctgggatatttatgtgattttttttttaaatctaaaagcacCACAGCCAAACGATTGTTCATAACGATGTTATCAGTTTATATTCTCTAATTTCATCTACACATCCTCAAAACAATGATTACGTCAACCATCCCCATCCATCTTTTCAGTAATTATTTAAGAACCACACATTTTTATGGACACCAAACGTACATTGAAACTGGGGCTTTCTACACATTTCAGTTTGATCACAGAATGAAAATCACCAACCGACCGATCGAAAAATAAAAGTCAAAGCCAATATTTTGACAACCATGGAAGATTTATAAGTGATAGAGATATCTATTAGAATCATACAGATCGAAAAATAAAAGTCAAAGCCAATATTTTGACAACCATGGAAGATTTATAAGTGATAGAGATATCTATTAGAATCATACAGATGGACCAGAATCTTTAAGGAAAaccaataacaaacacacacacacacacacacacacacacacacactatacattttttttctctgtgtgtgtgtgtgtgtgtgtgtgtgtgtgtgtaccccatgAAGAGAAAACTGTCTGATGGACATTACAGTATTTCACACACAAGAGGTGCGTGAGGCGGATTAACTCTTGACTGACGGGAAAAACCAGCGAAAAGCGTTAATTCATTATAAATCAGCATTCAgaacaatcagaaaaaaagagagagagagaaagagagacatatataatAATAGTTCTTAGGATaaatttttccttcttttgatgaagtcatcagtgacgtcactatgcccGCTAATTCTCTAGGCATGGCGGTGAAAAGGGGTGAAGTGTGAATAccaacaggcagaaagaaagggaaacaggGGGAAAGAAGCACAAGCAGAGAAAGCAAATCTGCTATTGTCTggtgggggacaaaaaaaaaaaataaataaataaatgaaaaagagaagaagcgGGTGTAGAACTGAGAAGatgatgtatcagtatcagtatcaatagctcaaggaggcgtcactgcgttcggacaaatcctcattcgctacaccacatctgccaagcagatgcctgaccagcagtgtaacccaacgcgcttaatcaggccttgagaaaaaataaataaataaataaataaataaacaaataaataaattaaataaaataaaataacaacaacaaaataataataataataataataaataaaaagaaataagtaaataaataaatgaataactgataaatacataaatgagaACCactaccaataatgataatatctacaAGGCGCACAAACTTGATGAAGacaactgtaaacacacacacacaagaataaaataagattaaaaaataaaataaaataaataaaataaagaagaagatgaagaagaagaagaagaagaagaagaagaagaagaagaagaagaagaagaagaagaagaagaagaagaagaagaagaaaaccatggGTGGAGAAGGACAAGGAACAATAACgatgttgtttttattcaagaaagcccatggccccatttgaagggggtgtacacataaacaggaaacattttagaaaatgatgaGCATAAAAAATATTATGCACGTAAATCGTGAATATGAAGGACaacaaggaagaggatgagaaaaagaaaagacgaaggattaacgaagagaagaaaaaaaaggagaaagatatAAACAGGGGAAAGATTGAACAGGAGGATGtaaaagaagaggtggaggaggaggaggaccaggggggtggggcggtgtgaAAACAAAAAGACGGAGTAAAAAggaaaacctcacacacacacacacacacacacacgcacacacacacacacacacacacacacacacgcacacacacacacacacacaaacacacacacacacacacacacacacacacacacacacacacacacaaacacacacacacaaacacacacacacaaacacacacacacacacacacacacacaaacacacacacacacacacacacacacacacacacacacacacacactcacgcacaggcACGCACCGACTAAAGTCACGAAAATGTCAACGTCTGCAGACTGAACACACAAACTGAGAGCAAATGTTTGCACAGCAGCTGTTACGTAATGCTGTGAGCGTCTTGGCGCAAGCACAAGCATGCACAGGTACACCGCAGGGCCTTCTGGAGATGATTTCAGACGGGAAGcaaaggtgagagtgagagagagagagagaaaaaaaaatcacggtataagggggtgggggtgggggtgggggcttaccCAGCTGCTATCGTGGCGGTAcacgtgttaactctctccatacgaacggcgaaagagacgacgttaacgcgtttcaccccaattaccatcatccaaatattgcaagcggaacgctcttatactgaagacgtgaatgttgacaaagaataccacaattctgacgacggaagctaaaggttgggtcattcagacacccactggacatccgaggggtctgtgtagaggagaagagaggactggccgtactgagtgagttaacatatgAGCAGTGGTGGTGATATCAAGCTGTGCATTTTTGTTCTCTCTACGTGTTGTTTTGTCACAGCTTGTGAAAAAACCCTTCacctacgcacccccccccccaccccacccctagttcccctcccccaccctcaatctttttttctgtgtcgatctccccacccccacccccactctctcccaacACTACCCATCTACAACAACATACACGTATTCATTGCTCAAGAAATCCCAgcaacgcgcgcgtgcgtgtgtgtgtgtgtgtgtgtgtgtgtgtgtgtgtgtgtctgtgtgtgcgtgcgtgcatgcgcgcgcgcgcgcgcgcgcgtgtctgtgtgtgtgtggatacatgttTTGGTGGGTGCATGCACGCTCTGGTACACGTGCGTCCGTATGCTGTTTGTACCTCACACGGTCACATTTTCAACAAACTGATTAAAATGAACCACAAGAGAAGTGAGTCAGACCTACAATCTATCTACGGAAGAGCTCTAGTaacctctgtgtcagtgtgagcacatacatgtgcaaataATGTATGTCTATCACCATGTCGCATAGTCTGTCAAGACAGAACACAACTTCTATTTCAAAGtttcatgaaaaaacaaacaaacaaaaaaagagcagTCCATGACGTACGTTCAAACATACGAAAACGGCTGACCGGAAAAACACCGACACTGGTCACATGGCAGCTCCATCCGCGAATGGCGTTTATTTTTCAGCAAAGGGAAACAATCCGCGTGTATCTGGGAGTGACGCTTCTTCAGTACAGGGAGACAATTCACGACATCCGGCCCCCGCTCGGCTTCGCGGCTTTGCACTGCCGCCGGAAGTGTCTGGTTGCCGTGGCGACAGATCACAGGCCACGACGCTGAGGTGGTTAGTTTGGAGGCCGGGGACTGAAGACTCTGGGTAGTGACTTCCCTCGGTGTGGTTGAGACCGAGTGAGGGAAGGGGATCCTGAAGGAGATGTTGAGACAGTCGGTCGGTTCTTTCAGCTCACCAGCTATGTCATCACAGTGTgcgttaatgttgttgttctcaccgGTTACAAAACCCTCGTTTTTTGGTGAACTGACtctgcttttattgttgttgagagCACAACACGGCGCACTTTCGCccacgctttttttcttttcttcggcgGCTTGTCCTGGCTGTCCGAGACTGTTCCGTTTGTCGTTCCTGGCGTTTTTGTTCCGAGCGTGTTCAGCAGGCTGATGAAGGACAGAAGAGAGTTTTGCACGCGTAGCAGCGTCAGTGAGAGGAGGGTTCGGGGACACACTGCGCTGTCGACAGCGT
Coding sequences within it:
- the LOC143295507 gene encoding GTPase IMAP family member 2-like, with amino-acid sequence MPNTVVPDDGELRIVVVGSEGHGKSTVANAIMGKDHFAAGSKTTASEMGETSKAGLNIKVVDTPDLSESDMKGKEKREEVNRWKEMVAPYANIILLVIKSDSDYTEKDFIAWRQARRFWGGRKVTKGRVITVFTFADGQDVNEVGDRMEDNSPKWMGKVFKDCGGRFLVFKGKGSGNFLEEVMLDDDDDESDDEEEEKRSRKGSHGSRKGSGKGSRKGSGKKRHGSPKGRRGSHGKCKGHHKPKGGRGRRRGHSGKRRGGGGGICGDGGIMGILFCCCNLFKCKK